A section of the Pedobacter sp. HDW13 genome encodes:
- a CDS encoding TonB-dependent receptor has protein sequence MKKSLPIIFFLILLAGAIFAQNPITGIIKGANGTKVPRATVKIRGTNVSVIADENGAFSIDTKQELPFYIQVSSVGYKPQDFQIIKLQDTPIELVLVESALLDEIVVTSRRRSEVLQDVPIPITVIGGQAAENAGAFNVNRLKELVPSVQLYASNARNTTLNIRGLGSTFGLTNDGIDPGVGFYVDGVYHARPAATSTDFLDIEQIEVIRGPQGTLFGKNTTAGAFNITTTKPTQTPSAKVELSVGNYNFLQAKTSVSGGLAKNLAAKISISGTQRDGTIWNTREERKYSGQNNLGFKSQLYYTPSDKLKILLSGDVSVQHPAGYPLVIAGVTTTERSAYRQYAKIVSDLGYQQPKIDPFSREINTNTPWRHNQSIGGISLNVDYKIGNGTLTSTTAWRFWNWDPTNDRDFSELAALTKSQGNSRHDQYSQEVRYAGNITDKLSGVIGVFALAQNLKGLAQTEEVGKDQWRFVQTSNTGSQALYSTPGLLDGFGIKTNSTIKSLSAAIFAQVDWEFLTHFHVLPGLRYTYDKKDVNYDRVTYGGLQTNDAALLALKAAVYSNQQFTTNVDNNNLSGNLTVSYRPNVNLNIYGTFSTAYKPVGVNVGGLPTTSTGAADLSVAVVKPEYVQHYELGLKTRPVRGALLNVTAFDTDIKDYQTNVQSPQLGVNRGYLANAEKVNVKGLEIDGTYQLERFLTLNAAVAYLDGKYVTFTNAPLPLEETGHTEIINGTATQVAFKDASGGRLPGISKWNISGGSEFSLPGTLATKVGRFFVAADASYRSDYSSNPTPSSVLVVKGYGLFNARLGFKSDKFSLFVWSRNIGNRNYYEQLQAAAGNSGLYAGVLGDPRTYGATIRYAF, from the coding sequence ATGAAAAAAAGCTTACCCATAATCTTTTTCTTAATACTTTTAGCAGGAGCCATTTTTGCTCAAAACCCCATAACGGGGATCATAAAAGGAGCTAATGGTACTAAAGTGCCACGTGCAACTGTAAAAATAAGAGGTACAAATGTATCTGTTATAGCCGATGAAAATGGTGCATTCAGCATCGATACAAAACAAGAACTTCCTTTTTACATTCAGGTAAGCTCGGTAGGGTATAAACCGCAGGATTTTCAAATTATAAAACTACAGGATACGCCTATTGAATTGGTACTTGTTGAAAGTGCATTGTTAGATGAGATTGTGGTAACATCGAGAAGACGTTCAGAAGTATTACAGGATGTGCCAATTCCGATTACTGTAATTGGCGGTCAGGCAGCAGAAAATGCCGGCGCTTTTAACGTTAACCGTTTAAAAGAATTGGTTCCATCAGTACAGTTATATGCTTCAAATGCCAGGAACACTACACTTAATATCCGCGGATTAGGCTCAACATTTGGTTTAACCAATGATGGTATCGATCCGGGAGTAGGTTTTTATGTAGACGGAGTTTATCACGCACGTCCGGCCGCTACCTCTACCGATTTTCTTGATATCGAGCAAATAGAAGTAATTCGTGGTCCGCAGGGTACTTTGTTCGGTAAAAATACCACTGCTGGTGCATTTAACATTACCACTACCAAACCAACCCAAACACCTAGTGCCAAAGTAGAACTGAGTGTAGGTAACTATAATTTCCTTCAGGCAAAAACATCAGTATCTGGTGGTTTAGCAAAAAACCTTGCCGCAAAAATATCAATCTCAGGTACGCAGCGTGATGGTACCATCTGGAATACCAGAGAAGAACGCAAATATAGCGGACAAAACAACCTGGGTTTCAAAAGTCAGTTATACTATACACCGTCTGATAAATTAAAGATATTATTAAGTGGCGATGTAAGTGTTCAGCACCCTGCAGGTTATCCATTGGTAATTGCAGGCGTTACCACTACCGAGCGAAGCGCTTACCGTCAATACGCTAAAATTGTGTCTGATTTAGGTTATCAGCAGCCCAAAATCGATCCTTTTTCGAGAGAGATCAACACAAATACTCCATGGAGACACAATCAATCAATTGGAGGTATATCTTTAAACGTAGATTATAAAATTGGTAACGGAACGCTGACTTCTACCACAGCTTGGAGATTCTGGAACTGGGATCCAACAAACGACAGGGACTTCTCTGAGTTAGCTGCATTAACTAAATCGCAAGGTAACTCACGCCACGATCAATATTCGCAGGAAGTAAGATATGCAGGTAACATTACCGATAAATTAAGCGGTGTAATTGGTGTATTTGCATTGGCGCAAAATTTAAAAGGACTTGCACAAACCGAAGAGGTCGGTAAAGATCAGTGGCGCTTTGTTCAAACCAGCAATACAGGTAGTCAGGCTTTATATTCGACCCCAGGCTTGTTAGATGGTTTTGGTATCAAAACCAATTCAACCATCAAATCGTTAAGTGCAGCAATTTTTGCACAGGTTGACTGGGAGTTTTTAACCCACTTCCACGTATTACCTGGATTGAGATATACCTACGATAAAAAGGATGTGAACTACGACAGGGTAACTTATGGCGGTTTACAAACCAACGATGCCGCTTTACTAGCACTTAAAGCTGCAGTATACAGCAATCAACAATTTACAACCAACGTAGATAATAATAATTTATCGGGTAACTTAACAGTTTCTTATCGTCCAAATGTTAATTTGAATATATACGGTACTTTCTCTACCGCTTATAAACCTGTAGGTGTTAACGTAGGTGGATTGCCAACAACTTCAACCGGTGCTGCTGATTTATCGGTTGCTGTGGTTAAACCAGAATATGTTCAGCATTACGAATTAGGTTTAAAAACCAGACCAGTTAGGGGCGCGTTATTAAATGTAACTGCTTTTGATACTGATATTAAAGATTATCAAACCAACGTACAGTCGCCACAGTTAGGTGTTAACAGGGGATACCTGGCTAATGCTGAAAAAGTAAATGTAAAAGGATTGGAAATTGATGGTACTTATCAGTTGGAAAGATTTTTAACCCTTAATGCAGCAGTGGCTTATTTGGATGGTAAATATGTAACTTTTACGAATGCACCACTACCGTTAGAAGAAACTGGTCATACTGAAATCATTAATGGTACAGCAACGCAAGTGGCCTTTAAAGATGCATCAGGCGGTAGATTACCAGGTATTTCTAAATGGAACATTTCAGGTGGTTCAGAGTTTAGCTTACCGGGTACTTTAGCGACCAAAGTGGGCAGATTCTTTGTTGCTGCTGATGCCAGTTACCGTTCAGATTATTCTTCAAACCCAACACCATCAAGTGTGTTGGTTGTTAAAGGCTATGGTTTGTTTAATGCCAGATTAGGCTTTAAATCAGATAAGTTTTCGTTGTTTGTTTGGAGCAGAAACATTGGCAATAGAAATTACTATGAGCAGTTACAAGCTGCAGCAGGCAACTCAGGCTTATATGCAGGCGTACTTGGCGATCCGAGAACTTACGGAGCTACTATACGCTATGCTTTCTAA
- the guaB gene encoding IMP dehydrogenase, with amino-acid sequence MQLDSTKFIATGLTYDDVLLVPAYSEILPREVNTSTFLTKKIKLNVPLISAAMDTVTEAELAIAIAQNGGIGMLHKNMTIERQASEVRKVKRSESGMIQDPVTLLESAVVADAFKIMKEHKIGGIPVVSSDNKLVGIITNRDLRFQKDMKRPVSEVMTKENLITAPEGTTLVQAEEILQNHKIEKLPVVSKDGYLSGLITFKDISKVKNYPAACKDERGRLRVGAAVGVTADTLQRVDALVHAGVDVITIDTAHGHTKGVVDKLKEVKAKYPELQVIVGNIATGAAAKFLADAGADAVKVGIGPGSICTTRIIAGVGVPQLYAVYECAKALKGTGVPVIADGGIKHTGDIAKAIASGASTVMAGSLFAGVEESPGETIIYEGRKFKSYRGMGSIEAMEQGSKDRYFQDVEDDIKKLVPEGIVGRVPFKGTLAEVMYQYIGGLRASMGYCGAANIEALQEAQFVQITAAGMRESHPHDITITKEAPNYTR; translated from the coding sequence ATGCAACTCGATTCCACAAAATTTATTGCCACAGGTTTGACGTATGATGATGTACTTTTGGTACCTGCATATTCCGAAATTCTGCCACGTGAAGTAAATACATCCACTTTTTTAACGAAAAAAATTAAACTCAATGTTCCGTTGATTTCTGCCGCAATGGATACTGTAACAGAAGCTGAGCTTGCCATTGCTATTGCGCAAAATGGAGGAATAGGCATGTTACATAAAAACATGACGATTGAAAGACAAGCCAGTGAAGTTCGCAAAGTAAAACGCTCTGAAAGTGGTATGATCCAGGATCCGGTTACTTTATTAGAATCAGCAGTGGTTGCCGATGCTTTCAAAATTATGAAAGAACATAAAATTGGCGGCATTCCGGTAGTGAGTAGCGATAATAAATTAGTAGGTATCATTACCAACAGAGATCTGCGTTTTCAAAAAGACATGAAAAGACCGGTTTCTGAAGTAATGACCAAAGAAAACCTGATTACTGCCCCTGAAGGTACAACACTGGTTCAAGCAGAAGAAATTCTTCAGAACCATAAAATCGAAAAACTTCCGGTAGTAAGCAAAGATGGTTATTTAAGCGGCTTAATTACCTTTAAAGATATTTCAAAAGTTAAAAATTACCCGGCAGCTTGTAAGGATGAACGCGGACGTTTACGTGTTGGTGCTGCTGTTGGAGTAACTGCCGATACTTTGCAACGTGTGGATGCATTGGTACATGCAGGTGTTGATGTAATTACCATCGATACTGCCCACGGTCATACCAAAGGTGTAGTAGATAAATTAAAAGAAGTTAAAGCCAAATATCCTGAATTGCAGGTTATTGTAGGTAATATTGCTACAGGTGCAGCTGCAAAATTTTTAGCTGATGCCGGAGCTGATGCAGTTAAAGTTGGTATTGGCCCTGGTTCTATTTGCACCACCAGGATTATTGCTGGTGTTGGTGTACCACAATTATACGCTGTTTACGAGTGTGCCAAAGCCCTTAAAGGTACTGGTGTGCCCGTTATTGCGGATGGCGGTATTAAACATACCGGTGATATAGCAAAAGCTATTGCATCTGGCGCAAGTACTGTAATGGCAGGTTCGTTATTTGCAGGAGTAGAAGAATCACCAGGTGAAACCATTATTTACGAAGGACGTAAATTTAAATCGTACCGTGGAATGGGATCAATCGAAGCAATGGAGCAAGGATCGAAAGACCGTTATTTCCAGGATGTAGAAGATGATATTAAAAAACTCGTTCCTGAAGGTATTGTAGGCCGTGTGCCGTTTAAAGGTACATTGGCAGAAGTAATGTATCAATACATCGGTGGTTTACGTGCAAGTATGGGCTATTGTGGAGCAGCCAATATCGAAGCATTACAAGAAGCACAATTTGTGCAGATTACCGCTGCGGGCATGCGCGAGAGTCACCCGCACGATATTACCATTACCAAAGAAGCACCTAATTATACCAGGTAG
- a CDS encoding pyrimidine/purine nucleoside phosphorylase: MITENQYFDGNVKSLGYEITEGKSTVGVINPGEYTFGTAQKEIMHVIEGQLEALLPDATEWLTITAGNSFEVPANASFKVKATVQTAYLCQYR; encoded by the coding sequence ATGATTACTGAAAACCAATATTTTGATGGTAACGTTAAATCTTTAGGATACGAAATAACCGAAGGTAAATCAACTGTAGGTGTCATCAATCCTGGCGAATATACCTTTGGCACTGCGCAGAAAGAAATTATGCACGTTATTGAAGGCCAGCTAGAGGCGCTTTTACCAGATGCTACCGAATGGCTAACCATTACCGCTGGCAACAGCTTTGAAGTACCTGCCAATGCTTCTTTTAAAGTAAAGGCAACTGTTCAAACAGCTTATCTTTGCCAGTACAGGTAA
- a CDS encoding M16 family metallopeptidase, whose protein sequence is MDLLTYFKAAYAPNNCTIVVSGKFDTTGFNLLDSSFGYNWEKSEVVKNTFSFNPTEKQFVYKEKPEALQSAIRIGQLAINRKHKDFPGLQILNTVLGGYFGSRLMANIREDKGYTYGIGSGISSLQQAGYLFISTEVGADVCGAALTEIYKEIDLLKTTLIGEEELNLVRNYMLGSMLGSLENVFSHADKFKNIYFSGLDYDYYSRYIETVKTITAEELLALANKYFTTESFTEVVIGKK, encoded by the coding sequence GTGGATCTTTTAACCTACTTTAAAGCAGCCTACGCGCCAAATAATTGTACCATTGTGGTGTCAGGAAAATTTGATACAACAGGTTTTAACCTTTTAGATAGTAGTTTTGGTTACAATTGGGAAAAAAGTGAGGTGGTGAAAAACACATTTAGCTTTAATCCTACCGAAAAACAATTCGTGTATAAAGAGAAGCCTGAAGCTTTACAATCGGCCATTAGGATTGGTCAGCTGGCTATAAACCGCAAGCATAAAGATTTTCCAGGACTCCAGATCTTAAATACAGTTTTGGGTGGTTACTTCGGATCGCGTTTGATGGCCAATATCCGTGAAGATAAGGGCTATACTTACGGCATTGGTTCGGGCATATCGTCGTTGCAGCAAGCCGGTTATCTTTTTATATCGACAGAAGTTGGTGCTGATGTTTGCGGAGCAGCATTAACAGAAATTTATAAAGAGATCGATTTATTGAAAACGACACTAATAGGGGAAGAAGAACTTAATTTAGTGCGCAATTATATGCTTGGCTCGATGCTTGGCAGTTTAGAAAATGTTTTCTCGCACGCCGATAAGTTTAAAAACATTTACTTCTCAGGCCTGGATTACGATTATTATTCAAGATACATTGAAACTGTAAAAACCATTACAGCCGAAGAGTTGCTGGCTTTGGCCAATAAATACTTCACTACCGAAAGTTTTACCGAAGTGGTAATCGGGAAGAAGTAA
- a CDS encoding insulinase family protein has product MLNRQQAPDFKQVSAINFIQPEKRLLANGVPVFTIYSGEQDLVRIEFIFENVNWKREKPLQAIAVNTLINNGTNKLSAKEIAEKIDFYGAFFQTEYTQDHSSVSLYTLNKHLHSVLPIVKDVLTESQFPQNELDIYIQNQKQKLQVNLKKNDIVSRKEFAHALFGETAYGWILKHNITMN; this is encoded by the coding sequence ATGCTTAACAGACAACAAGCGCCTGATTTTAAGCAGGTATCTGCTATAAATTTTATCCAGCCTGAAAAAAGGTTATTAGCCAATGGTGTACCTGTTTTTACTATTTATTCGGGTGAGCAGGATTTGGTACGGATTGAATTTATTTTTGAAAACGTTAACTGGAAACGTGAAAAACCCTTACAGGCTATCGCTGTAAATACCTTAATAAATAACGGAACCAACAAGCTATCGGCCAAAGAAATAGCCGAAAAAATTGATTTTTACGGTGCATTTTTCCAAACCGAATATACGCAAGATCATTCATCGGTTTCGTTGTATACGCTGAATAAACATTTACATTCGGTATTGCCAATTGTAAAGGATGTTTTAACAGAAAGCCAGTTTCCGCAAAATGAATTGGATATTTATATTCAGAATCAGAAGCAAAAACTTCAGGTTAACCTTAAAAAGAACGATATCGTTTCGCGGAAAGAATTTGCGCATGCTTTGTTTGGTGAGACCGCTTACGGGTGGATATTAAAGCACAACATTACGATGAACTAA
- a CDS encoding pitrilysin family protein produces MVDFNRFTLANGLKVLVHEDATTPMAVLNILYDVGARDEDPDKTGFAHLFEHLMFGGSINIPNYDEPLQRVGGENNAFTSNDITNYYITLPAENIETAFWLESDRMLSLAFSEKSLDTQRNVVSEEFKQRYLNQPYGDVWLKLRPLAYKKHSYRWATIGKELSHIENATMDDVKAFFKKHYTPQNAILVVGGNVKTEDVKKLAEKWFEPIPAGEKYHRNLVQEEPQTEARQETIKANVPLNAIYMAFKMPGRLNNDYYAFDLLSDVLSRGQSSRLYNSLLKEQQLFSDINAYISSSLDPGLFIIEGKLVEGVAIETAEKAIWTELDKLKTELVLDTELTKVKNKVESILVFSEMSLLDKAMNLAYYELLGDAALLNMETAEFLKVQSADIKRIANETFGKKSSSTLYYLTEEHA; encoded by the coding sequence ATGGTAGATTTTAATCGTTTTACACTAGCTAACGGGTTAAAAGTTTTGGTGCACGAAGATGCAACTACTCCGATGGCAGTTTTGAATATTTTATATGATGTGGGCGCACGTGATGAGGACCCTGATAAAACCGGTTTTGCGCATTTGTTTGAGCATTTAATGTTCGGTGGATCAATCAATATCCCCAACTACGATGAACCTTTGCAACGTGTTGGGGGCGAAAATAACGCCTTTACCAGCAACGATATTACCAACTATTACATTACGCTGCCAGCCGAAAATATCGAAACAGCATTTTGGTTGGAAAGCGACAGGATGTTGAGCCTTGCCTTTTCTGAAAAAAGCCTGGATACGCAGCGCAATGTAGTAAGCGAAGAATTTAAGCAGCGTTACCTGAACCAGCCTTATGGCGATGTTTGGTTAAAACTACGTCCGCTGGCGTATAAAAAGCACTCGTATCGCTGGGCAACCATTGGTAAAGAACTTTCGCATATAGAAAATGCTACTATGGATGATGTGAAAGCATTTTTTAAGAAACATTATACCCCACAGAACGCTATTTTGGTTGTAGGTGGAAATGTGAAAACCGAAGATGTGAAAAAACTGGCGGAGAAATGGTTTGAGCCTATACCGGCCGGAGAGAAATACCACAGGAATTTGGTTCAGGAAGAACCACAAACAGAAGCCAGGCAAGAAACCATTAAAGCAAATGTTCCCTTAAATGCCATTTATATGGCTTTTAAAATGCCTGGCAGATTGAATAATGATTATTATGCTTTCGATTTACTTTCCGACGTTTTATCACGCGGACAATCGTCGCGTTTATACAATAGCCTGCTTAAAGAACAACAGCTTTTTAGCGATATTAACGCTTATATTTCGAGCAGTTTAGATCCGGGTTTGTTTATTATTGAAGGTAAACTGGTAGAAGGCGTAGCCATAGAAACAGCCGAAAAAGCCATATGGACTGAACTGGATAAATTAAAAACCGAACTAGTTTTAGATACCGAGCTTACTAAAGTGAAAAACAAAGTAGAATCTATCCTCGTATTTTCGGAAATGAGCTTGCTTGATAAAGCGATGAATCTGGCTTATTACGAATTGTTGGGCGATGCAGCCTTACTGAATATGGAAACAGCCGAATTTTTAAAGGTTCAATCAGCCGACATTAAAAGGATTGCCAACGAAACCTTTGGCAAAAAATCATCATCAACCTTATATTATTTAACTGAAGAACATGCTTAA
- a CDS encoding ferritin-like domain-containing protein, giving the protein MNIVNILEEIEKVDGEIYERLNPRRAAMKSFFNMGKKISLAAMPLALGSMFQKAYGQTALPTAVVDVLNFALSLEYLEYHFYNHALLGTDVTFTYPTTAAKTAITTIRDHEKAHVDLLVGALGSSARAPIAYADTDFRAGGTFATVYTDYNTFLAVAQGFEDTGVRAYKGQAGNLLVSPGVLQTALQIHSVEARHASHIRQMRTAAGTTVYKPWVSLGASGQANDSGVPQVDAVYAGEDLTVQANVNIANITGAPNATAAKLAAVESFDEPLDRASVITIANLFLQPGKKLS; this is encoded by the coding sequence ATGAATATCGTAAATATATTAGAAGAAATTGAAAAAGTAGATGGTGAAATCTATGAAAGGTTAAATCCGAGAAGAGCCGCAATGAAAAGCTTTTTCAACATGGGAAAGAAAATTTCATTGGCAGCAATGCCGCTGGCTTTGGGTTCTATGTTTCAGAAGGCCTATGGACAAACTGCGCTGCCAACTGCAGTAGTTGATGTTTTAAATTTTGCCTTATCGTTAGAGTATCTGGAATATCATTTTTATAACCATGCTTTATTGGGTACTGATGTTACTTTTACTTACCCAACAACGGCTGCAAAAACCGCCATTACCACCATTCGTGATCATGAAAAAGCGCATGTTGATTTGTTGGTAGGCGCTTTGGGAAGTTCTGCGCGTGCACCTATTGCTTATGCCGATACCGATTTTAGAGCGGGTGGTACATTTGCTACGGTTTACACCGATTACAATACTTTTTTAGCAGTAGCACAGGGTTTTGAAGATACCGGTGTTAGGGCATATAAAGGCCAGGCAGGAAACTTACTGGTTAGTCCGGGCGTACTGCAAACTGCTTTACAGATTCACTCGGTAGAAGCCCGTCATGCGTCGCACATTCGCCAAATGCGTACAGCAGCTGGTACAACGGTTTATAAACCATGGGTTAGTCTTGGTGCTTCAGGTCAGGCAAATGATTCGGGTGTACCACAGGTAGATGCAGTATATGCTGGTGAAGATTTAACGGTACAGGCAAATGTTAACATTGCCAATATTACCGGTGCACCGAACGCAACTGCCGCTAAACTGGCCGCGGTAGAAAGTTTTGATGAACCTTTAGATAGGGCTAGCGTGATAACAATTGCTAATTTGTTTTTACAACCGGGTAAAAAATTATCGTAG
- a CDS encoding ferritin-like domain-containing protein, which yields MKNNELETKNELREESLFEKTVGRRSFLQYAGAGAAGIALVAAGCKKDRGYPDMNTGATLDFKDDFGVLNYAYALEQLEAAFYVKVASAPPASFTTAQKAYFQDIQFHEIAHREFFKAALGTAAIGSLEVDFSSIDFTSSTSVLGAAMAFEDLGVSAYNGAGPRIKNGTYLLLAGKIVSVEARHAAYIRDLISNGSFADLNSLAPLGANNAGGLDAALTPDKVLAIAGKYIKTKINVVNL from the coding sequence ATGAAAAACAATGAACTAGAAACAAAAAATGAACTTCGGGAAGAAAGTTTGTTTGAGAAAACCGTTGGAAGAAGATCTTTTCTTCAGTACGCGGGTGCAGGAGCTGCCGGTATTGCATTGGTAGCTGCCGGTTGTAAAAAAGATCGTGGCTATCCAGATATGAACACCGGTGCAACTTTAGATTTTAAAGATGATTTTGGTGTTTTAAATTATGCCTATGCTTTAGAACAATTAGAAGCTGCATTTTATGTTAAAGTAGCTTCTGCACCTCCGGCAAGTTTTACCACAGCGCAAAAAGCATACTTCCAGGATATTCAGTTTCATGAAATTGCACACCGTGAGTTTTTCAAAGCGGCTTTAGGTACAGCTGCAATTGGCAGTTTGGAAGTTGATTTCTCCTCAATTGATTTTACAAGCTCAACCAGTGTTTTAGGTGCCGCCATGGCTTTCGAAGATTTGGGTGTTTCGGCTTATAATGGTGCCGGGCCAAGAATTAAAAATGGTACTTATTTATTGTTAGCAGGTAAAATTGTTTCGGTTGAAGCCCGCCATGCTGCTTACATCCGCGATTTAATCTCAAACGGATCATTTGCAGATTTGAATAGCCTTGCACCACTTGGTGCCAATAATGCTGGAGGCCTGGATGCTGCTTTAACACCTGATAAGGTTTTGGCAATAGCTGGCAAGTATATTAAAACCAAAATTAATGTAGTCAATCTTTAA
- a CDS encoding LytTR family DNA-binding domain-containing protein: MTTLKAIIVDDEEFARSSLFFLLQQNCPQVEITGIARSVAEAKDILAHHPIDLIFLDIAMPGGNGFELIPDAQKHNAAVIFTTAYDQYALKAIKANALDYLLKPIDIDELTVAVEKVFQHIKRFKGQNENDERIHNLASSLSSRTEIKKLTLPYGQGFKMIDIDDIIYIEADSNYSIVHLNNHDKITVSKVLREFEELLPTDQFVRIHKSSIINLNHLKEYNSKNGLQVFLKNGESINISRRRASDFFEKIKLFTKANSEH, translated from the coding sequence ATGACGACCTTAAAAGCCATTATTGTTGATGATGAGGAATTTGCCCGATCATCGTTATTTTTTTTACTGCAACAGAATTGCCCACAGGTAGAAATTACCGGCATAGCAAGGTCTGTAGCGGAGGCAAAAGACATTTTAGCCCACCATCCTATTGACCTGATTTTTTTAGATATTGCCATGCCTGGCGGCAATGGTTTTGAGCTAATTCCTGATGCACAAAAGCACAATGCAGCGGTTATTTTTACCACCGCTTACGATCAGTATGCCCTCAAGGCAATTAAGGCAAATGCATTAGATTATTTATTAAAACCCATTGATATTGACGAGCTTACGGTAGCTGTAGAAAAGGTTTTCCAACACATTAAACGCTTTAAAGGGCAGAACGAAAACGACGAAAGAATCCATAATTTAGCTTCGAGTTTAAGCTCCAGAACAGAGATTAAAAAACTAACGCTGCCCTATGGCCAAGGCTTCAAAATGATCGACATTGACGACATCATTTATATCGAAGCAGATAGCAATTATTCAATTGTGCACTTAAATAATCACGATAAAATAACCGTCTCGAAAGTTTTACGAGAATTTGAAGAGCTTTTACCAACAGATCAATTCGTTAGGATCCATAAATCGAGTATTATTAACCTTAACCACTTAAAAGAATACAATTCTAAAAACGGGCTGCAGGTCTTTCTAAAAAATGGCGAAAGCATTAATATTTCGCGCCGCAGGGCCAGCGATTTCTTCGAAAAAATAAAACTATTTACAAAGGCGAACAGTGAGCATTAA